One Mycolicibacterium fallax genomic window, CCGGCGCACCCGGTGCTGTCGAAACGACACCGGCCGCGGTGCCCGCCCCGGAGGCGCGACCGGCCCCCAAGGCGGCGAAGAACCGGCTGTTCCAGGACGGCCGGGACATGTTCTGGTCGATGGCCCCGCTGGTCATCGCCTGCGTCGTGCTGGCCGGGATGCTCGGGCAGTGCTCCTTCCAGCCGACCGGACCCGAACCGGGCCCGGTCCCGCGCTACGACGTCTCGGCCGCGCTGGGCTCCGACGCCCAGGTGCTGGGCTTCCCGGTGCGACTGCCGACGGTGCCCGAGGACTGGCAGCCGAACTCCGGTGCCCGCGACGGCATCGACTCCGGCCGGGTGGATCCGGCCGACGGCCAGCGCAAGCGGGCGCTGCTGTCGCGGGTCGGCTACATCACCCCGCGCGGGGTGTACCTGTCGGTCACCCAGAGCAACGCCGACGAGGACCGACTGGTGGCCGCCGTGCATCCCGAGCTCTACCCGACCGGCTCGCAGGACATCGACGGTGTCCGCTGGGTGGTCTACCAGGGCTCCGAACGCGGCGAGCCGGTGTGGTCCGCGCGGCTGGACTCGGCCGCCGGCCCGACGCAGGTTGCGATCACCGGTGCCGGCAACCCCGACGAATTCCGCACGCTGGCCCGCGCCGTCCAGGACGCCCCGCCGCTGCCGGCCAAGGCCAAATAGCCGACGAAACCACCACCCGGCTGAGAAACACCCCGGCAGAGGAGATCGCAATGACCAATTCCACGGCGGTTTTCCCGGGCTGGACCTGTGGGCCGTTCACCGGCGGCGGCTTCACCTACGACGTCTATCGCAAGGGCTCCGGGCCCGGCGTGGTGCTCATCCCGGAGATGCCCGGGCTGCACCCGGGGGTGTGGGAGCTGGGCAATCACCTGGCCGGCGCGGGCTTCGCCGTCGCCGCACCGTCACTGTTCGGGACGCCGGGGGCCGGGATCGGGCCCGGCGCCGCGCTGGTGCTCGCCCGGGCCTGCGTGGCCAAGGAGTTCGCCGCGTTCGCCACCAACAAGAAGCGGCCCATCACCGACTTCATCCGGGCGCTGGCCCGCGACCTCAACGAGCAGACCCCGGGCCGCGGCGTCGGGGTGATCGGAATGTGCTTCACCGGCGGGTTCGCGCTGGCCGCCGCCGTCGATGACGCGGTGCTCGCCCCGGTGCTGAGCCAGCCGTCGCTGCCGATCGGGGTGAGTCCGGCGATCCGGCGCGACCCCGGGGTTTCCGAGGACGAACTCGCCACCGTGCAGCGGCGCACCGAGACCGACGGTCTGTGCGCACTGGGCCTGCGGTTCTCCGAGGACCAGATGGCGCCGCGGGAACGCTTCCGGACGCTCAAGGATCGGCTGGGCGATGCGTTCGAGGTCATCGAGATCAACTCCGCGCCCGGCAACCCCGACGGACTGAACCGGTTCGCGCACTCGGTGCTGACCGATCAGGTGGTCTACAAGCCCGACCATCCGACCTTCCAGGCCCGCGAGCGGGTGGTCGAGTTCCTCACCGAGCGGCTGAAGTAGCCCTCGGCTCAGTCGCCCGTCGCCGGCGGCCGCCCCGACGCGCCCGCCCCGCCGGCGCCCGCCCCGCCAGCGTCCTCCGACGAGCCCCCCGCCGAGCCGTCCTGCGACCCTTCCGCCGTGCCCTCGGCCAGCACCGGCAGAATCGCCCCGGCCGGGTCCGCGCCCGGCGGCCCGCCGTCCCCGCCCGGCGGCCCGCCGTCGTCCTCGTCGTCCGCCTCGCGGATCGCGACGCC contains:
- a CDS encoding dienelactone hydrolase family protein; this encodes MTNSTAVFPGWTCGPFTGGGFTYDVYRKGSGPGVVLIPEMPGLHPGVWELGNHLAGAGFAVAAPSLFGTPGAGIGPGAALVLARACVAKEFAAFATNKKRPITDFIRALARDLNEQTPGRGVGVIGMCFTGGFALAAAVDDAVLAPVLSQPSLPIGVSPAIRRDPGVSEDELATVQRRTETDGLCALGLRFSEDQMAPRERFRTLKDRLGDAFEVIEINSAPGNPDGLNRFAHSVLTDQVVYKPDHPTFQARERVVEFLTERLK
- a CDS encoding DUF4245 domain-containing protein, with protein sequence MSTPPPQPAEPDPGAPGAVETTPAAVPAPEARPAPKAAKNRLFQDGRDMFWSMAPLVIACVVLAGMLGQCSFQPTGPEPGPVPRYDVSAALGSDAQVLGFPVRLPTVPEDWQPNSGARDGIDSGRVDPADGQRKRALLSRVGYITPRGVYLSVTQSNADEDRLVAAVHPELYPTGSQDIDGVRWVVYQGSERGEPVWSARLDSAAGPTQVAITGAGNPDEFRTLARAVQDAPPLPAKAK